The Neovison vison isolate M4711 chromosome 5, ASM_NN_V1, whole genome shotgun sequence genome includes a region encoding these proteins:
- the LOC122906942 gene encoding nucleoporin p58/p45-like, with translation MSTGFSFGTGTLGSTTVAPGGTGAGGGFSFGPGASSNPSVGLTFGTLGSTATPATTSAPSGGFGTGFFGSKPTTGLTLGGTNIGIATTITTGLTLGMPATASASTTGFSLGFSKPAASATPFALPILSTSASGLTLSSALTSTPAASTGFTLSNLGGTTTTTTTPSTSLSLGGALAGLGSSLFQSSIQPHQDLDRML, from the exons ATGTCCACGGGGTTCTCCTTCGGGACCGGCACGCTGGGCTCCACCACCGTAGCCCCCGGCGGGACCGGCGCAGGCGGCGGTTTCTCCTTCGGGCCGGGGGCATCTAG CAACCCTTCAGTGGGGCTCACTTTTGGAACTCTTGGAAGCACTGCAACTCCTGCAACGACATCTGCTCCTTCTGGTGGTTTTGGAACCGGGTTCTTTGGATCGAAACCTACCACTGGGTTGACTCTGGGAGGAACAAATATAG GAATAGCAACAACTATAACTACAGGATTAACTCTGG gAATGCCAGCTACTGCATCTGCGTCTACCACAGGTTTCAGTTTAGGATTCAGTAAACCTGCCGCATCTGCCACACCGTTTGCTCTCCCGATTCTTTCTACCTCAGCGAGTGGTCTCACTCTTTCGTCTGCTCTGACATCAACTCCAGCGG CCTCTACCGGATTTACCCTAAGTAATTTGGGCGGAACAACAACTACAACTACTACCCCATCAACAAGCCTTTCCTTAGGGGGAGCCTTAGCTGGTTTGGGAAGTTCACTTTTCCAGAGTTCAATACAGCCACATCAG GACTTGGACAGAATGCTTTAG
- the LOC122906930 gene encoding LOW QUALITY PROTEIN: E3 ubiquitin-protein ligase NEDD4-like (The sequence of the model RefSeq protein was modified relative to this genomic sequence to represent the inferred CDS: inserted 4 bases in 4 codons; deleted 3 bases in 2 codons): MERPYTFKDFLLRPRSHKSRVKGFLRLRMAYLPRNGGQDEEDSEQRDDMEHGWEVVDSKDSASQHQEELPPPPLPPGWEEQLDNLGGTYYVNHNHRTPQRHRPXLMDVSSESDSHIRQINQEAAPRXFRSRRHISEDLEPSRRGWRGPETWEAISEEVTITGDSLSLSRPPPPSSPGSRTSPQELSEELSRRLQITPDSKGEQFGSLIRREPSSRLRSCSVLGHLPPPSVAYAHTTPGLPSGWEERKDAKGRTYCVSHNNRATTWTRPIVQLAEDGASGSATNSNNHRIEPQIRRPRSLSSPNATLSAPLEGAKDSPICRAVKDPLSNPQSPQPSPYNSPKPQHRVTQSFLPPGWERRIAPNGRPFFIDHNTKTATWEDPRLKFPVHMRSKASLNPNDLGPLPPGWEERTHLDGRTFYIDHNSKMTQWEDPRLQNPAITGPAVXYSREFKQKYDYFXKKLKKPADIPNRFEMKLHRNNIFEESYRRIMSVKRPDVLKARLWIEFEPEKGLDFGGVAREWFFLLSKEMFNPYYGLFEYSATDNYTLQINPNSGLCNEDHLSYFTVIGRVAGLAVLHGNLLDGFFIRPFYKMMLGKQITLNDMESVDSEYYNSLKWILENDPTELDLMFCIDEENLGQTYQVDLKPNGSEIMVTNENKREYIDLVIQWRFVNGVQKQMNAFLEGFTELLPIDLIKIFDENELELLMCGLGDVDVNDWRRHSIYKNGYCPNHPVIQWFWKAVLLMDAEKRMRLLQFVTGTSRVPVEGFAELYGSNGPQLFTVEQWGSPEKPPRAHTCFNRLDLPPYETFEDLQEKLLMAVENAQGFEGVD; encoded by the exons ATGGAGCGACCCTATACGTTTAAGGATTTTCTCCTTAGACCAAGAAGTCATAAATCTCGAGTTAAGGGATTTTTACGATTGAGAATGGCCTATCTGCCGAGAAACGGAGGTCAGGATGAGGAAGACAGTGAGCAGAGGGATGACATGGAGCATGGCTGGGAGGTGGTGGACTCCAAGGACTCGGCCTCTCAGCACCAGGAGGAGCTCCCTCCCCCGCCACTGCCCCCCGGCTGGGAAGAGCAGCTGGACAATCTCGGTGGGACCTACTACGTCAACCACAACCACCGGACCCCTCAGCGGCACCGAC AGCTGATGGACGTGTCCTCCGAGTCGGACAGC CACATCAGGCAGATCAACCAGGAGGCCGCGCCCC GCTTCCGTTCCCGCAGGCACATCAGCGAGGACCTGGAGCCGAGCCGGCGAGGGTGGAGAGGCCCAGAGACTTGGGAGGCCATTTCCGAAGAAGTGACCATCACTGGAGACTCCCTCAGTCTGTCACGGCCCCCACCGCCGTCCTCTCCGGGGTCCCGGACCAGCCCTCAGGAGCTGTCTGAGGAACTGAGCAGAAGGCTTCAGATCACTCCAGACTCCAAAGGGGAGCAGTTTGGTTCTTTGATTCGGAGAGAGCCGTCCTCAAGGTTGCGGTCCTGCAGTGTCCTCGGCCACCTACCACCGCCATCAGTGGCCTATGCGCACACCACACCGGGCCTACCTTCAggctgggaagaaaggaaagatgctAAGGGACGCACATACTGTGTCAGTCATAACAATCGAGCCACAACTTGGACTCGACCCATCGTGCAGCTCGCGGAAGACGGTGCGTCGGGATCCGCCACAAACAGTAACAACCACCGAATCGAGCCTCAGATCCGCCGGCCCCGAAGCCTCAGCTCGCCCAACGCAACCTTATCCGCCCCGCTGGAGGGCGCCAAGGACTCGCCCATATGCCGGGCTGTGAAAGATCCCCTTTCCAACCCACAGTCCCCACAGCCATCACCCTACAACTCCCCCAAACCACAACACAGAGTCACACAGAGCTTCCTGCCGCCGGGCTGGGAAAGGAGGATCGCGCCCAACGGCCGGCCCTTCTTCATTGACCACAACACAAAGACTGCAACGTGGGAAGATCCACGCCTGAAATTTCCAGTACACATGCGGTCAAAGGCATCTTTAAACCCCAATGACCTCGGCCCTCTTCCTCCTGGTTGGGAAGAAAGAACTCACTTGGATGGCCGAACATTTTATATCGACCACAATAGCAAAATGACTCAGTGGGAAGACCCAAGACTGCAGAATCCAGCGATTACGGGTCCGGCTG CTTACTCCAGAGAATTTAAGCAGAAATATGACTATT ggaagaaattaaagaaacctGCTGATATTCCAAATAGGTTTGAAATGAAACTTCACAGAAATAACATCTTCGAAGAGTCCTACCGGAGAATTATGTCCGTGAAAAGACCAGATGTTCTGAAAGCTAGACTGTGGATCGAATTTGAACCGGAGAAAGGTCTTGACTTTGGGGGTGTGGCCCGAGAGTGGTTCTTCCTACTGTCCAAAGAGATGTTCAACCCCTACTATGGGCTTTTTGAGTACTCTGCCACGGACAACTACACGCTTCAGATCAATCCCAACTCTGGCCTCTGTAACGAAGACCATTTGTCCTACTTCACTGTTATCGGAAGAGTTGCTGGTCTGGCAGTATTGCACGGGAATCTTCTAGATGGTTTCTTCATTAGACCATTTTACAAAATGATGTTGGGCAAGCAGATAACGCTGAATGACATGGAGTCTGTGGATAGTGAATACTACAACTCTTTGAAATGGATCTTGGAAAATGATCCTACTGAACTGGACCTCATGTTCTGTATTGATGAAGAAAACTTGGGACAGACCTACCAAGTGGATCTGAAGCCCAATGGGTCAGAAATAATGGtgacaaatgaaaacaagaggGAATATATTGACTTGGTCATCCAGTGGAGGTTTGTGAACggggtccagaagcagatgaacGCCTTCCTGGAGGGGTTCACAGAACTGCTTCCTATtgatttgattaaaatttttGATGAAAATGAGCTGGAGCTGCTGATGTGCGGCCTCGGCGACGTGGACGTCAACGACTGGAGACGACACTCTATTTACAAGAACGGCTACTGCCCAAATCACCCTGTCATTCAGTGGTTCTGGAAGGCCGTGCTGCTCATGGACGCCGAGAAGCGGATGCGGTTACTGCAGTTCGTCACGGGGACGTCCCGAGTGCCTGTGGAAGGCTTCGCCGAACTTTATGGTTCCAATGGTCCTCAGCTGTTTACAGTAGAGCAATGGGGGAGTCCTGAAAAACCGCCCAGAGCTCACACATGCTTTAATCGCCTTGACTTACCTCCATATGAAACCTTTGAAGATTTACAGGAGAAGCTTCTCATGGCTGTGGAAAAC GCTCAAGGATTTGAGGGGGTGGATTAA